A stretch of the Dechloromonas sp. TW-R-39-2 genome encodes the following:
- a CDS encoding UvrD-helicase domain-containing protein, translating to MSDLLANLNPPQLQAVTLPHVHALILAGAGSGKTRVLTTRIAWLMSTGQVGPHGILAVTFTNKAAKEMTARLSSLVPINTRGMWIGTFHGLCNRMLRAHYREAGLPQTFQILDTADQLAMIKRLLKNLNIDDEKYPPRELCHFINAHKEQGVRAAQAEAYDNYTQKRVELYAEYENQCNREGVVDFAELLLRCYELLQRNEPLRKHYQERFRYVLVDEVQDTNKLQYAWLQLLAGGGAKVFAVGDDDQSIYAFRGAEVGNMRDFERDYAGDNIIRLEQNYRSHGNILAAANALIKHNRERLGKNLWTDAGEGQPIRVFEGYSDLDEARFVVDEIRDLVREGTAPTQCAILYRSNAQSRVLEHELFAKGVPYKVYGGLRFFERQEIKHALAYLRLLGNPDDDTAFLRVVNFPTRGIGARSLENLQATAHQFNSSLYNAAASLTGKAGQTVGAFIRLIETLRQETENLPLPEIVEHIVEKSGLAQHYRTEKEGQERLENLDELINAAATFVDDDGVVLGHQAEGGALVSFLTHASLEAGEHQAGEGQEAVQLMSVHAAKGLEFDVVFISGLEQGLFPHENSVNQGREGLEEERRLMYVAVTRARQRLYLSSAQTRMLHGQTRYCVPSGFFEEIPPELLLRLNKKVAAAPAVSSFGGGGYAAAPVAGGLRIGQSVEHAKFGLGVIVSTEGRGADARVQVNFGGAGMKWLALEYAKLTPV from the coding sequence ATGTCTGATCTGCTTGCCAATCTGAATCCTCCGCAATTACAGGCGGTCACGTTGCCGCATGTGCATGCCCTGATCCTCGCCGGTGCCGGTAGCGGCAAGACACGCGTGCTGACGACGCGCATCGCATGGCTGATGTCGACCGGACAGGTCGGGCCGCACGGCATCTTGGCCGTCACCTTCACCAACAAGGCGGCCAAGGAAATGACGGCTCGCCTCTCGTCGCTGGTCCCGATCAACACGCGTGGCATGTGGATCGGCACCTTCCACGGCTTGTGCAACCGCATGCTCCGAGCGCATTACCGCGAAGCCGGGTTGCCGCAGACCTTCCAGATCCTCGATACAGCCGACCAGCTGGCGATGATCAAGCGTCTGTTGAAAAACCTGAACATCGACGACGAAAAATATCCGCCTCGCGAGCTTTGCCATTTCATCAACGCGCACAAGGAGCAGGGTGTCCGTGCGGCACAGGCCGAGGCTTACGACAACTACACGCAGAAACGTGTCGAGCTGTACGCCGAATACGAAAATCAGTGCAATCGCGAAGGCGTCGTCGATTTTGCCGAACTGCTGTTGCGTTGCTACGAGCTGCTGCAGCGCAACGAGCCGCTGCGCAAGCATTACCAGGAGCGCTTCCGTTACGTGCTGGTCGATGAGGTGCAGGACACCAACAAACTCCAGTATGCCTGGCTGCAGCTACTGGCCGGCGGCGGTGCCAAGGTCTTTGCCGTGGGCGATGACGACCAGAGCATTTACGCTTTTCGCGGTGCGGAAGTCGGCAACATGCGCGATTTCGAGCGCGACTACGCTGGCGACAACATCATCCGGCTGGAGCAGAACTATCGTTCGCACGGCAACATCCTGGCTGCCGCCAATGCGCTGATCAAGCACAACCGCGAACGTCTCGGCAAGAATTTGTGGACCGATGCCGGCGAAGGTCAGCCGATTCGCGTTTTCGAAGGCTATTCCGACCTCGACGAGGCGCGTTTTGTGGTCGATGAAATTCGCGATCTGGTGCGCGAAGGCACGGCGCCAACGCAGTGCGCCATCCTTTATCGCTCGAATGCCCAGTCCCGCGTGCTGGAGCACGAACTGTTCGCCAAGGGCGTACCGTACAAGGTTTATGGTGGCTTGCGCTTCTTCGAGCGGCAGGAAATCAAGCACGCGCTGGCCTATCTGCGCCTGCTCGGCAATCCGGATGACGACACGGCTTTCCTGCGCGTCGTCAACTTCCCAACGCGCGGCATCGGGGCGCGTTCACTGGAGAATCTCCAGGCGACGGCGCATCAATTCAATTCCAGCCTCTACAACGCGGCAGCTTCGCTGACCGGCAAGGCCGGGCAGACGGTCGGTGCATTTATCCGCCTGATCGAAACCCTGCGTCAGGAAACGGAAAATCTGCCGTTGCCGGAAATTGTCGAACATATCGTCGAAAAGTCAGGGCTGGCTCAGCATTACCGGACCGAGAAAGAGGGGCAGGAGCGGCTGGAAAATCTTGATGAATTGATCAATGCTGCAGCGACCTTCGTCGATGACGACGGTGTGGTGCTCGGCCATCAGGCCGAAGGTGGGGCGCTGGTTTCCTTCCTGACCCATGCCTCGCTCGAGGCTGGTGAGCATCAGGCTGGCGAAGGCCAGGAGGCGGTTCAGCTGATGTCGGTGCACGCCGCCAAGGGCCTGGAGTTCGATGTGGTTTTCATCAGTGGCCTGGAGCAGGGGCTGTTTCCGCACGAAAACTCAGTCAATCAGGGGCGCGAAGGGTTGGAGGAAGAACGCCGGCTAATGTACGTCGCGGTGACCCGGGCGCGTCAGCGACTCTATCTTTCATCGGCGCAGACCCGCATGTTGCATGGCCAGACCCGCTATTGCGTACCTTCCGGCTTCTTTGAGGAAATTCCGCCGGAGTTGCTGCTTCGGCTGAACAAGAAGGTGGCTGCGGCGCCTGCTGTTTCGTCCTTCGGGGGCGGCGGTTATGCCGCTGCGCCGGTGGCCGGGGGATTGCGCATTGGACAAAGTGTCGAGCATGCCAAGTTCGGTCTGGGCGTCATCGTGTCAACCGAGGGGCGCGGCGCCGATGCGCGCGTTCAGGTCAACTTTGGCGGTGCCGGGATGAAATGGCTGGCACTGGAATATGCCAAGTTGACGCCGGTCTAG
- a CDS encoding quinone oxidoreductase — MVHAIRLNKTGGPEVLAWETVDLPSPAAGEATVRHHAVGLNFIDTYHRTGLYPLALPSGIGLEGAGVVEAVGAGVTEVKVGDRVAYAGGPVGAYAEVRNIPAHRLLQLPASIAFNTAAAMMLQGLTTAYLLRRTYRVQAGDAVLIHAAAGGVGLIACQWAKALGATVIGTVGSTAKADIARAHGCDHVINYSSEDFVARVREITGGEGVPVVYDGVGKDTFMGSLDSLRPMGLLVSYGNASGPVDPLDLLLLSQKGSLFVTRPTLMNYTAKRADLEALGAELFEVVASGKVRIEVNQSYALKDAIQAHRDLEARKTTGSTILIP, encoded by the coding sequence ATGGTTCACGCGATTCGTCTTAATAAAACCGGGGGGCCAGAGGTGCTTGCCTGGGAAACGGTCGATCTTCCCTCTCCTGCCGCCGGTGAGGCAACGGTTCGCCATCATGCGGTTGGCCTGAATTTTATCGATACCTACCACCGGACCGGCTTGTATCCGCTGGCCTTGCCCAGTGGTATCGGGTTGGAAGGCGCCGGTGTCGTCGAAGCGGTCGGGGCCGGCGTGACCGAAGTCAAGGTAGGCGACCGTGTTGCCTATGCTGGTGGCCCGGTCGGGGCATATGCTGAAGTTCGCAACATTCCGGCGCACCGTCTGCTGCAACTGCCGGCCAGTATTGCGTTCAATACGGCGGCTGCAATGATGCTCCAAGGGCTGACCACGGCATACCTGTTGCGGCGTACTTACCGTGTGCAGGCCGGCGATGCCGTGCTGATCCATGCCGCCGCCGGCGGTGTCGGCCTGATTGCCTGCCAGTGGGCCAAGGCGCTTGGTGCAACGGTGATCGGCACGGTCGGCTCGACGGCCAAGGCCGATATCGCCCGTGCGCATGGTTGTGATCACGTGATCAATTACAGCAGTGAAGACTTTGTGGCGCGTGTGCGCGAGATCACCGGGGGCGAGGGTGTGCCGGTGGTGTATGACGGCGTTGGCAAGGATACTTTCATGGGCTCGCTGGACAGCCTTCGGCCGATGGGCTTGCTGGTCAGCTACGGCAATGCGTCCGGTCCGGTCGATCCGCTCGACTTGCTGTTGCTGTCACAAAAAGGCTCGCTTTTCGTGACCCGGCCGACACTGATGAATTACACCGCGAAACGGGCCGATCTGGAGGCGCTCGGGGCGGAGTTGTTTGAGGTCGTGGCTTCCGGTAAGGTGCGCATCGAGGTGAATCAGAGTTATGCCCTGAAGGATGCCATCCAGGCACACCGCGATCTGGAAGCGCGTAAAACCACCGGTTCGACGATTCTGATTCCATGA
- a CDS encoding TAXI family TRAP transporter solute-binding subunit — translation MMAKIKAGLLSLRDLFATAWWIFLIVGIGFVVAYQFVEPAPPKKIVITTGSESGAYYQFAQRYATILARDGVTLEVRASAGSLENLDRLKKDEAQLGFVQGGVVEPKDDPDAEDDSGLLSLGSMFYEPVWVFYRGEKHLDRLTDLRGKRLAIGQEGSGVRQLAQQLLKANEIPAGDHLVPLSGLKAAEELQQGRVDAVFVIASEKAPVVQLLLRSPGIKVMSFAQADAYQRRFGFLTKLTMPHGVADLVRDFPPADVTLLAPTANLIVRDDLHPALQTLLLQAASEVHGKSGFFQRAGEFPAYKDHMLPASSEATRYFKSGSPFLQRYLPFWLAVLIDRLIVLLVPIVALLIPLLKIAPAIYTWRVRSKIFRCYGELKFLEDDLKNHFDMALLGEYRSRLDALDDEASQLHVPLGFTDLVYTLREHVNLVRRTLSKLEQSA, via the coding sequence ATGATGGCCAAGATCAAGGCAGGACTGCTCTCTCTACGCGATCTTTTTGCCACCGCCTGGTGGATATTCCTGATTGTCGGCATCGGTTTTGTCGTTGCCTACCAGTTTGTCGAACCGGCGCCGCCCAAAAAGATCGTCATCACAACCGGTAGCGAAAGCGGGGCTTACTACCAGTTTGCGCAACGCTACGCGACCATTCTGGCCAGGGATGGCGTGACACTTGAAGTCAGGGCTTCAGCCGGTTCGCTGGAGAATCTCGATCGCTTGAAAAAGGATGAGGCACAACTCGGGTTCGTGCAGGGCGGTGTGGTCGAGCCGAAGGATGACCCCGACGCCGAAGACGATTCCGGCCTGCTTTCGCTTGGCAGCATGTTTTACGAGCCGGTCTGGGTCTTTTATCGTGGCGAGAAGCACCTCGATCGCTTGACCGATCTGCGCGGCAAGCGCCTGGCCATTGGTCAGGAAGGGTCGGGCGTCCGTCAATTGGCGCAGCAATTGCTGAAAGCCAATGAAATTCCGGCTGGGGATCACCTGGTTCCGCTCTCCGGTCTGAAAGCGGCTGAGGAGTTGCAGCAGGGGCGGGTCGATGCTGTTTTTGTCATTGCTTCCGAGAAGGCACCTGTGGTCCAGTTGTTGCTCCGTTCGCCCGGCATCAAGGTGATGAGCTTTGCACAGGCTGATGCTTATCAGCGGCGCTTTGGTTTCCTGACCAAACTGACCATGCCGCATGGCGTGGCTGATCTGGTTCGTGATTTTCCGCCGGCCGACGTCACCTTGCTGGCACCGACTGCCAACCTGATTGTCCGCGACGACCTGCATCCGGCCTTGCAGACGCTGCTGCTCCAGGCGGCCAGCGAAGTGCATGGCAAATCGGGCTTTTTCCAGCGGGCAGGCGAATTTCCTGCCTACAAGGATCACATGCTGCCGGCCTCCTCCGAGGCAACCCGTTATTTCAAGTCTGGCTCGCCTTTCCTGCAGCGCTACCTGCCGTTCTGGCTGGCGGTCCTGATCGATCGTCTGATCGTTCTGCTTGTCCCGATTGTTGCCCTGCTTATTCCCTTGCTCAAAATTGCGCCGGCAATTTATACGTGGCGGGTGCGCTCCAAAATTTTCCGTTGTTACGGCGAGCTGAAGTTTCTTGAGGATGATCTCAAGAACCACTTCGACATGGCCTTGCTGGGAGAGTACCGCAGCCGTCTCGATGCCCTCGATGATGAAGCCAGCCAGTTGCATGTGCCGCTTGGTTTTACCGATCTGGTTTATACCTTGCGGGAACACGTCAATCTGGTGCGCCGGACCTTGAGTAAACTGGAACAATCCGCATGA
- a CDS encoding ParA family protein: MKAFLVANPKGGSGKSTLATNLAGYFASKRHDVMLGDIDRQQSSREWLAIRPFELPSIDTWDIGHDNIARPPKGTTHVVLDTPAGLHGKMLEKVLKLSTRVIVPVQPSMFDMLATRHFLTELLSEKAVRKGKADVAVIGMRVDARTRAAGELEKFFATFDLPVLAYLRDTQTYVQATAAGMTIFDLPPSRAERDLEQWRAIIDWAETE; this comes from the coding sequence ATGAAAGCCTTTCTCGTCGCCAATCCGAAGGGCGGCTCGGGGAAAAGTACGCTGGCCACCAATCTGGCCGGCTATTTCGCCTCGAAACGTCACGATGTGATGCTGGGGGATATCGATCGTCAGCAATCTTCACGCGAATGGTTGGCGATCCGGCCGTTTGAGTTGCCGAGTATCGATACCTGGGATATCGGCCATGACAATATCGCGCGTCCGCCCAAGGGGACGACGCATGTCGTCCTCGATACCCCGGCCGGCCTGCATGGCAAGATGCTTGAAAAAGTACTCAAGTTATCAACCCGCGTTATCGTTCCTGTCCAGCCGTCGATGTTCGATATGCTGGCGACGCGTCACTTCCTGACCGAGCTGCTTTCCGAAAAGGCGGTCCGCAAGGGCAAGGCCGACGTTGCCGTGATTGGCATGCGGGTTGATGCCAGGACACGGGCCGCCGGCGAACTGGAGAAGTTTTTTGCAACCTTCGATCTGCCGGTCCTGGCCTATTTGCGCGATACGCAAACCTATGTCCAGGCAACGGCGGCGGGGATGACGATTTTCGATTTGCCGCCCTCGCGCGCCGAGCGGGATCTTGAGCAGTGGCGGGCGATCATTGACTGGGCGGAAACCGAATAA
- a CDS encoding ABC transporter substrate-binding protein, which produces MPAKLIRVFAFLAALIPLSPVQAAENVTLQLKWTHAFQFAGYYAAKERGYYEEAGLNVEIKEARPGLDVVDEVVSGRAEFGVGTSSLLLERKAGKPVVALAVIFQHSPQIIVAAQQSRTQSVHDISGKRVMIEPLAEELFTYLKREGVPLDNIKQLEHSFSPGDLLTGKVDAISAYITSEPYFLDKAGFDYQILTPRSAGIDFYGDNLFTRSQEVEQHPARVRAFRDASLRGWQYAMAHPQEIIDLITRQYSSPAMAEFLRFEHARMEPLIRADLLPIGYMNNGRWQHIADTYAESKMLPNDFSLNGFIYETNPKIDLERLYTYLALALGIIALITGAALHTIRTNRQLKHSKSELMVHNQVLHLISQGTPLPKVLDELARRVELLHPGALCSILLLDESGKHLQHGGAPSLPDFYTEAVNGLAIGDGVGSCGTAAFRGERVIAEDLQQHPYWKNFREITRRADLHSCWSQPFLDRNAKVLGTFAIYHRHPSKPSETEIQLIQDYASLAKIAVERKQTETTLAQTQASYRLIADNSSDVIWLMNLDDLRFTYISPSIERLRGWTAAEVMAQPLAAALTPESAERVNATLHHSLQRIAEGDLQARFATTEVDQPCKDGRIVSTEVVTSILLDAAGQPHQILGITRDITERKRNEAELARHRDHLEAMVRERTVALSIAKEAAEAASRAKSTFLANMSHELRTPMNAIMGMTDLALRRASDAKQSDQLNKVAQASQHLLAVINDILDISKIEAEQLSLDKVDFSLDSVMSNLHGLVAPLFSRKGLEFLIDLPEELNHLPLKGDPLRLGQILLNLSSNAIKFTDQGSIVVRAHVAYSDNEEVLIHFSVKDTGIGISAEDQRRLFMAFEQADSSTTRHYGGTGLGLAISKRLAQMMGGTIGVESKPGAGSLFWFSARFAKVDGLSGQTPADPAMPAEMVLRTHYAGRRVLLAEDEPINQEVSRGLLEEAGLQVDLAENGVIAVALAEQTPYALILMDMQMPELNGLDATKAIRSQPGHAKTPIIAMTANAFGEDRQRCLMAGMNDHIGKPVDPDLLFATLLQWLQASS; this is translated from the coding sequence ATGCCCGCCAAACTCATCCGCGTCTTTGCCTTTCTCGCTGCACTGATCCCGCTTTCACCGGTTCAGGCAGCAGAAAACGTCACCCTGCAACTGAAATGGACGCACGCCTTCCAGTTTGCCGGCTATTACGCTGCCAAGGAACGGGGCTACTACGAGGAGGCAGGGCTCAATGTCGAGATCAAGGAGGCACGGCCCGGGCTCGACGTGGTCGATGAAGTCGTTTCCGGCCGGGCCGAATTCGGCGTAGGCACCAGCAGCCTGCTGCTCGAACGTAAAGCCGGCAAACCGGTCGTCGCCTTGGCGGTCATTTTCCAGCACTCGCCGCAAATCATCGTCGCCGCCCAGCAAAGCCGGACACAAAGCGTGCACGACATCAGCGGCAAGCGCGTGATGATCGAACCACTGGCCGAGGAGCTGTTCACCTACCTCAAGCGCGAGGGCGTTCCACTCGACAACATCAAGCAGCTCGAACACAGTTTTTCACCCGGTGACCTGTTGACCGGAAAAGTGGACGCGATCTCGGCCTACATCACCAGCGAACCTTACTTTCTCGACAAAGCAGGCTTCGACTATCAAATCCTGACGCCACGCTCGGCAGGTATCGATTTTTACGGCGACAACCTGTTCACCCGCAGTCAGGAGGTCGAGCAACACCCGGCCCGCGTCCGTGCCTTCCGCGATGCCAGCCTGCGTGGCTGGCAGTACGCCATGGCCCACCCGCAGGAAATCATCGACCTGATCACCCGCCAATACAGTTCACCGGCCATGGCAGAGTTCCTGCGCTTCGAACACGCCCGGATGGAGCCGTTGATCCGGGCCGACCTGTTGCCGATCGGTTACATGAACAACGGCCGCTGGCAACACATTGCCGACACTTACGCTGAAAGCAAGATGCTGCCGAATGATTTCAGCCTCAACGGTTTCATCTACGAAACCAATCCGAAAATAGACCTGGAACGCCTGTACACCTACCTTGCACTGGCGCTCGGCATCATCGCCCTGATTACCGGTGCGGCACTGCACACCATCCGGACCAACCGGCAACTGAAACACAGCAAATCCGAACTGATGGTGCACAACCAGGTGCTACACCTGATCAGCCAGGGCACCCCTTTGCCCAAGGTGCTCGACGAACTGGCCCGGCGCGTCGAACTACTGCACCCCGGTGCGCTCTGCTCCATTCTCCTGCTCGATGAAAGTGGCAAGCACCTGCAGCACGGCGGGGCGCCCAGCCTGCCTGATTTCTACACCGAAGCAGTCAACGGCCTGGCCATCGGCGACGGTGTCGGCTCATGCGGCACCGCGGCTTTTCGTGGCGAACGGGTAATTGCCGAGGATCTTCAACAGCACCCATACTGGAAGAATTTCCGTGAAATCACGCGCCGGGCAGACTTGCACTCCTGCTGGTCGCAACCCTTCCTTGACCGCAACGCCAAGGTACTGGGCACCTTTGCGATTTACCACCGCCACCCGAGCAAACCCTCAGAGACAGAAATCCAGCTGATCCAGGACTATGCCAGCCTGGCCAAAATCGCGGTCGAACGAAAACAGACCGAAACGACCCTGGCGCAAACCCAGGCCAGCTACCGGCTGATCGCCGACAACAGCAGCGATGTCATTTGGCTGATGAATCTCGACGATCTACGCTTCACCTACATCAGCCCTTCGATTGAGCGCCTGCGCGGCTGGACGGCCGCCGAAGTGATGGCGCAACCGCTCGCCGCGGCACTGACCCCCGAATCGGCCGAGCGGGTCAACGCCACGCTGCACCACAGCCTGCAGCGCATCGCCGAAGGTGACCTGCAAGCCCGTTTCGCCACCACCGAAGTCGACCAGCCCTGCAAGGATGGCCGGATCGTCAGCACCGAAGTCGTCACCAGCATCCTGCTCGACGCCGCCGGGCAACCGCACCAGATCCTCGGCATTACCCGCGACATTACCGAACGCAAGCGCAATGAAGCCGAACTGGCTCGGCATCGAGACCACCTCGAAGCGATGGTCAGGGAGCGTACCGTTGCCCTGTCGATTGCCAAGGAAGCCGCTGAAGCAGCCAGCCGGGCGAAGAGCACCTTCCTGGCCAACATGAGCCACGAACTTCGCACCCCGATGAACGCCATCATGGGTATGACTGACCTGGCGTTGCGCCGGGCCAGCGATGCCAAGCAAAGCGACCAGTTGAACAAGGTGGCCCAGGCATCGCAGCACCTGCTGGCCGTGATCAATGACATTCTCGACATTTCGAAAATCGAAGCCGAACAGCTCAGCCTCGACAAGGTCGATTTTTCGCTCGACAGCGTGATGAGCAATCTGCACGGGCTGGTTGCCCCGCTGTTCAGCCGCAAGGGACTCGAATTCCTGATCGACCTGCCCGAGGAGCTCAACCATCTGCCGCTCAAGGGCGACCCTTTGCGCCTGGGCCAGATCTTGCTCAACCTGAGCAGCAATGCGATCAAGTTCACCGACCAGGGCAGCATCGTCGTGCGGGCCCATGTCGCCTATTCGGACAATGAGGAAGTCCTGATCCATTTCTCGGTCAAGGACACGGGCATCGGCATTTCGGCGGAAGATCAACGACGCCTGTTCATGGCTTTTGAACAGGCCGACAGCTCGACCACCCGCCACTACGGCGGCACCGGTCTGGGGCTGGCAATCAGCAAGCGCCTGGCCCAGATGATGGGCGGCACGATCGGCGTCGAAAGCAAACCCGGCGCGGGCAGCCTGTTCTGGTTCTCGGCCCGCTTCGCCAAAGTCGACGGACTTTCCGGGCAAACGCCTGCGGACCCCGCGATGCCGGCAGAAATGGTGCTGCGCACGCATTATGCCGGTAGACGCGTGCTACTCGCCGAGGACGAACCGATCAACCAGGAAGTCTCACGCGGCCTGCTCGAAGAAGCCGGCTTGCAGGTTGATCTGGCTGAAAACGGGGTCATCGCCGTCGCCCTCGCCGAGCAAACCCCTTACGCCCTGATCCTGATGGACATGCAAATGCCGGAACTGAACGGGCTCGACGCCACCAAGGCCATCCGCAGCCAACCCGGCCACGCCAAGACGCCAATTATTGCGATGACCGCCAACGCTTTCGGCGAAGATCGCCAGCGCTGCCTGATGGCCGGCATGAACGATCACATCGGTAAACCGGTGGACCCCGACCTGCTGTTTGCCACCTTGCTTCAATGGCTGCAGGCATCATCCTGA
- a CDS encoding LysR family transcriptional regulator produces MKISLELLHILDAIDCHGSFTAAASALHRVPSALSHAVAKLESDLNVALFIREGRRASLTPAGRTLLDEGRHLLRAAAELERRVQRIATGWEAELRIAVDMIIPVERLFPLLERFYADCPVTQIRLSTEVLGGSWDALATDRADLVIGAPGDMPARSGINSRLLGMRTQQLFVVAPTHPLASHPTPIPSSELRRHRAVVIADTSRELAARTIGLLEGQDILRVPNMAAKAGAQIAGLGVGHLPVWLAGPEIAAGRLVEKALADPRPPMPCHIAWRTRQIGKALGWFLGELEKNEQIEALTAGL; encoded by the coding sequence ATGAAAATATCGCTCGAATTACTGCACATTCTCGATGCCATCGACTGCCACGGCAGCTTCACTGCCGCAGCCAGCGCACTGCACCGCGTTCCCTCGGCGCTGTCACACGCCGTTGCCAAGCTGGAAAGCGACCTGAATGTTGCACTGTTCATCCGCGAAGGACGACGCGCCAGCCTGACCCCGGCGGGACGAACCTTGCTTGACGAAGGGCGCCACCTGCTGCGCGCCGCCGCCGAACTGGAGCGGCGCGTCCAGCGTATTGCCACCGGCTGGGAGGCCGAACTGCGTATCGCGGTCGACATGATCATTCCGGTCGAACGCCTGTTCCCGTTGCTTGAACGTTTTTACGCCGACTGCCCGGTGACACAAATTCGCCTGTCCACCGAAGTGCTGGGCGGCAGCTGGGATGCGCTGGCCACCGACCGGGCCGATCTGGTGATTGGCGCACCGGGCGACATGCCGGCACGCAGCGGGATCAACAGCCGCCTGCTCGGCATGCGCACCCAGCAACTTTTTGTCGTTGCGCCGACCCACCCGCTGGCCAGTCATCCAACGCCGATCCCAAGCAGCGAGTTACGCCGGCATCGGGCCGTGGTCATCGCCGACACCTCCCGCGAGCTGGCCGCACGCACCATTGGCCTGCTCGAAGGGCAGGACATCCTGCGCGTGCCGAACATGGCAGCCAAGGCCGGGGCGCAAATTGCCGGCCTGGGTGTCGGGCATTTGCCGGTCTGGCTGGCCGGACCGGAAATCGCCGCCGGCCGGCTGGTCGAAAAAGCACTGGCCGATCCGCGACCGCCGATGCCCTGCCACATTGCCTGGCGAACCCGCCAGATCGGCAAGGCCCTTGGCTGGTTTCTCGGTGAGCTGGAGAAAAACGAACAAATCGAGGCGTTGACCGCAGGATTGTAA
- a CDS encoding pirin family protein, translating into MIVPRLSAERGRADHGWLKALHSFSFGDYYDPAEMGWGALRVINEDRVAPGMGFGMHGHRDMEIVTYILAGSLEHKDSLGNGGVIRRGEVQRMSAGKGIMHSEFNPSPDVETHLLQIWIEPAVRGTSASYEQQPLPVDEMRGRWRLVASPDGAEGSTTIGQDARLYASVLAAGESIDYRLATGRAAYVHVVRGQLTLNDQFLAGGDAAKIADESQLLFQAAADTEFLLFDLPPF; encoded by the coding sequence ATGATTGTTCCAAGATTATCTGCCGAGCGGGGCCGGGCCGATCACGGCTGGCTAAAGGCATTGCACAGCTTTTCTTTTGGCGATTATTACGATCCGGCTGAAATGGGCTGGGGTGCGCTGCGTGTGATCAATGAAGACCGTGTGGCACCGGGCATGGGCTTTGGCATGCACGGCCATCGCGACATGGAAATCGTGACCTATATCCTGGCCGGTTCGCTCGAGCACAAGGACAGCCTCGGTAACGGCGGCGTCATCCGGCGTGGCGAGGTGCAGCGCATGAGTGCCGGCAAAGGCATCATGCATAGCGAGTTCAATCCTTCGCCCGACGTCGAGACTCATCTGCTGCAGATCTGGATCGAGCCGGCGGTGCGCGGTACGTCGGCCAGTTACGAGCAGCAGCCTTTGCCGGTCGATGAAATGCGGGGCCGCTGGCGCCTGGTTGCTTCGCCGGATGGGGCCGAGGGCAGCACGACGATCGGCCAGGATGCCCGCCTGTACGCCTCGGTGCTGGCAGCCGGAGAGTCGATCGACTATCGATTGGCGACCGGACGTGCAGCCTATGTGCACGTTGTTCGCGGTCAACTGACCCTGAATGACCAATTCCTGGCAGGCGGCGATGCCGCCAAGATTGCCGATGAAAGCCAGCTGCTTTTCCAGGCGGCGGCCGATACCGAGTTCCTGCTTTTCGATTTGCCTCCCTTCTAA
- a CDS encoding flavodoxin family protein, giving the protein MSKVVVVYHSGYGHTQRVAQQVAEGAAAQLIAIDAEGNIGESDWNALAAADAIIFGTPTYMGGASWQFKKFADASSKAWFTRAWQDKVFGGFTNSASLNGDKQVTLIGLQTLASQHGGIWVSLGLLPSNSKAAARTDINNLGGSVGLLVQSPSDASVDEIPQGDLDTAKRYGQRVAEVASRLRG; this is encoded by the coding sequence ATGAGCAAAGTTGTTGTTGTCTATCACTCCGGCTACGGCCATACCCAGCGCGTCGCCCAGCAAGTTGCCGAAGGCGCAGCCGCTCAGCTGATCGCCATTGATGCCGAAGGCAATATCGGCGAATCCGACTGGAACGCACTGGCAGCGGCCGATGCCATCATCTTTGGCACGCCGACCTATATGGGCGGAGCCAGCTGGCAGTTCAAGAAATTTGCCGATGCCTCGTCCAAGGCATGGTTTACGCGCGCCTGGCAGGACAAGGTGTTTGGCGGTTTCACCAACAGCGCCAGCCTGAACGGCGACAAGCAGGTCACGCTGATCGGCCTGCAGACCCTGGCTTCGCAACATGGCGGCATCTGGGTCAGCCTCGGCCTGTTGCCGAGCAACAGCAAGGCGGCCGCACGTACCGACATCAACAACCTGGGCGGCTCGGTCGGCCTGCTGGTTCAGTCGCCGTCCGACGCCAGTGTCGATGAAATTCCGCAAGGCGATCTGGATACCGCCAAGCGTTACGGTCAACGTGTTGCCGAGGTCGCTTCCCGCCTGCGCGGCTAA